A region of Cucumis melo cultivar AY chromosome 2, USDA_Cmelo_AY_1.0, whole genome shotgun sequence DNA encodes the following proteins:
- the LOC103492004 gene encoding scarecrow-like protein 3 isoform X1, whose translation MFQDEGTSSITSSPLQFFTMMSLSPKLGSPYPWLRELKSEERGLYLIHLLLTCANHVAVGSLDRANLALDQISHLASPDGDTMQRIAAYFAEALADRILKTWPGLYKAFNSTKIPMVSEEILVKKLFFEMFPFLKVVFVLTNQAIVEAMEGEKMIHIIDLNANETAQWLALLQVLSVRPEGPPHLRITGVHPQKEILDQMARRLTNEAEKLDIPFQFNSVISRLEDLDMEKLRVKTGEALAINSVLQLHNLLGYDNEALQKPSPSAAKNVNGVQYSRYPHLNQTTLSELLDKDMVNGCSPSPDSVSSSALSQANATKIDSFLNGLWSLTPKVMVVTEQDSNHNGTTVMERLLEALHTYAAIFDCLESNMSRTSLERLKLEKMLFGEEIKNIIACEGAERKERHEKHENWSQRFDVAGFRQVPLSYYGMLQARSLLQGYGCGGYRMKEENGCVMICWQDRPLFSVSAWRCCK comes from the coding sequence ATGTTTCAAGATGAAGGTACATCCTCCATAACTTCCTCTCCTCTTCAGTTCTTCACAATGATGTCTCTTTCCCCTAAATTGGGTTCCCCATATCCATGGCTTAGAGAGCTTAAATCTGAGGAGAGGGGTTTGTATTTAATCCATTTGTTGCTTACTTGTGCAAATCATGTGGCTGTTGGTAGTCTTGACAGAGCTAATCTTGCCCTTGATCAAATATCCCATCTTGCTTCTCCAGATGGTGATACAATGCAGCGAATTGCGGCGTACTTCGCCGAGGCTCTAGCGGATAGGATCCTCAAGACTTGGCCTGGTCTTTACAAGGCCTTTAACTCTACTAAGATACCAATGGTGTCAGAAGAGATTCTTGTTAAGAAACTGTTCTTTGAAATGTTTCCATTCCTCAAGGTGGTTTTTGTGCTTACTAATCAAGCTATTGTTGAAGCCATGGAGGGGGAAAAGATGATTCATATTATTGATCTCAATGCTAATGAAACTGCTCAATGGCTTGCTCTTTTGCAAGTTTTGAGTGTGAGGCCTGAAGGACCTCCACATTTGAGAATCACTGGAGTTCATCCACAGAAAGAGATTCTGGATCAAATGGCTCGTAGGTTGACCAATGAAGCCGAGAAATTGGATATCCCGTTTCAATTCAATTCCGTTATCAGTCGACTAGAGGATCTTGATATGGAAAAGCTTCGTGTGAAAACCGGGGAGGCTCTGGCTATCAATTCAGTTCTTCAGTTGCACAACCTTTTGGGATATGATAATGAAGCCTTGCAAAAGCCATCTCCATCAGCAGCCAAGAATGTAAATGGAGTTCAATACTCGAGATACCCGCATCTCAACCAAACCACATTGAGCGAGTTACTCGACAAGGATATGGTTAACGGATGCAGTCCAAGTCCCGATTCAGTTTCCTCTTCAGCACTATCTCAGGCTAATGCGACGAAGATTGACAGCTTTTTGAATGGATTGTGGAGTTTGACGCCGAAGGTGATGGTCGTAACAGAACAAGATTCTAACCATAACGGTACAACAGTTATGGAGAGATTATTGGAAGCTCTCCACACATATGCAGCTATCTTTGATTGTTTGGAGTCTAACATGTCAAGAACATCCCTGGAGAGGTTGAAGTTGGAAAAGATGCTATTTGGGGAAGAGATTAAGAACATCATAGCTTGTGAGGGAGCTGAAAGGAAGGAACGGCATGAAAAACATGAGAACTGGAGTCAGCGGTTCGATGTCGCTGGGTTTAGGCAAGTGCCTTTGAGTTATTATGGAATGCTGCAGGCTCGGAGCTTGTTGCAGGGGTATGGTTGTGGTGGTTATAGGATGAAGGAAGAGAATGGCTGTGTGATGATTTGTTGGCAAGATCGTCCATTGTTTTCGGTTTCGGCTTGGAGATGTTGTAAGTAG
- the LOC103492004 gene encoding scarecrow-like protein 3 isoform X2 produces MFQDEGTSSITSSPLQFFTMMSLSPKLGSPYPWLRELKSEERDGDTMQRIAAYFAEALADRILKTWPGLYKAFNSTKIPMVSEEILVKKLFFEMFPFLKVVFVLTNQAIVEAMEGEKMIHIIDLNANETAQWLALLQVLSVRPEGPPHLRITGVHPQKEILDQMARRLTNEAEKLDIPFQFNSVISRLEDLDMEKLRVKTGEALAINSVLQLHNLLGYDNEALQKPSPSAAKNVNGVQYSRYPHLNQTTLSELLDKDMVNGCSPSPDSVSSSALSQANATKIDSFLNGLWSLTPKVMVVTEQDSNHNGTTVMERLLEALHTYAAIFDCLESNMSRTSLERLKLEKMLFGEEIKNIIACEGAERKERHEKHENWSQRFDVAGFRQVPLSYYGMLQARSLLQGYGCGGYRMKEENGCVMICWQDRPLFSVSAWRCCK; encoded by the exons ATGTTTCAAGATGAAGGTACATCCTCCATAACTTCCTCTCCTCTTCAGTTCTTCACAATGATGTCTCTTTCCCCTAAATTGGGTTCCCCATATCCATGGCTTAGAGAGCTTAAATCTGAGGAGAGGG ATGGTGATACAATGCAGCGAATTGCGGCGTACTTCGCCGAGGCTCTAGCGGATAGGATCCTCAAGACTTGGCCTGGTCTTTACAAGGCCTTTAACTCTACTAAGATACCAATGGTGTCAGAAGAGATTCTTGTTAAGAAACTGTTCTTTGAAATGTTTCCATTCCTCAAGGTGGTTTTTGTGCTTACTAATCAAGCTATTGTTGAAGCCATGGAGGGGGAAAAGATGATTCATATTATTGATCTCAATGCTAATGAAACTGCTCAATGGCTTGCTCTTTTGCAAGTTTTGAGTGTGAGGCCTGAAGGACCTCCACATTTGAGAATCACTGGAGTTCATCCACAGAAAGAGATTCTGGATCAAATGGCTCGTAGGTTGACCAATGAAGCCGAGAAATTGGATATCCCGTTTCAATTCAATTCCGTTATCAGTCGACTAGAGGATCTTGATATGGAAAAGCTTCGTGTGAAAACCGGGGAGGCTCTGGCTATCAATTCAGTTCTTCAGTTGCACAACCTTTTGGGATATGATAATGAAGCCTTGCAAAAGCCATCTCCATCAGCAGCCAAGAATGTAAATGGAGTTCAATACTCGAGATACCCGCATCTCAACCAAACCACATTGAGCGAGTTACTCGACAAGGATATGGTTAACGGATGCAGTCCAAGTCCCGATTCAGTTTCCTCTTCAGCACTATCTCAGGCTAATGCGACGAAGATTGACAGCTTTTTGAATGGATTGTGGAGTTTGACGCCGAAGGTGATGGTCGTAACAGAACAAGATTCTAACCATAACGGTACAACAGTTATGGAGAGATTATTGGAAGCTCTCCACACATATGCAGCTATCTTTGATTGTTTGGAGTCTAACATGTCAAGAACATCCCTGGAGAGGTTGAAGTTGGAAAAGATGCTATTTGGGGAAGAGATTAAGAACATCATAGCTTGTGAGGGAGCTGAAAGGAAGGAACGGCATGAAAAACATGAGAACTGGAGTCAGCGGTTCGATGTCGCTGGGTTTAGGCAAGTGCCTTTGAGTTATTATGGAATGCTGCAGGCTCGGAGCTTGTTGCAGGGGTATGGTTGTGGTGGTTATAGGATGAAGGAAGAGAATGGCTGTGTGATGATTTGTTGGCAAGATCGTCCATTGTTTTCGGTTTCGGCTTGGAGATGTTGTAAGTAG